Proteins from a genomic interval of Pseudomonas sp. RC10:
- a CDS encoding LysR family transcriptional regulator encodes MNLFQLRAFDAVAREGSFTRAAARLFISQPAVTGHVKALEDRYQITLLRRTARRVELTEEGVKLAAITRAMFGMAEEAEALLEAHRELLTGRLEVVADGPHLVMPMLARLRAKFPGITVNLRLGNAQETLAALVSEHADVAVLTEVESRKGLCLESLVQSRICALLPVGHAWANEVEIAAERLDRQIMVLRESSSVTRKTFDAACARAEVNPRVLLELDSREAVAEAVAADLGIGIVSSVEVSHDPRVVAMPLVGEGLVNQHFIGCLERRRELRLIKAFFALAL; translated from the coding sequence ATGAACCTCTTTCAACTGCGCGCCTTCGACGCCGTGGCCCGTGAAGGCAGCTTTACCCGTGCTGCCGCCCGCCTGTTCATCAGCCAGCCTGCCGTGACCGGTCACGTGAAGGCGCTGGAAGATCGCTACCAGATCACCCTGCTGCGGCGCACGGCGCGGCGGGTCGAATTGACGGAAGAGGGGGTGAAACTCGCGGCGATCACCCGTGCGATGTTCGGCATGGCCGAGGAAGCCGAAGCGCTGCTGGAGGCCCATCGTGAATTGTTGACGGGGCGTCTGGAAGTTGTGGCGGATGGGCCGCACTTGGTGATGCCCATGCTGGCTCGGCTGCGGGCGAAATTTCCGGGGATCACGGTCAATCTGCGCTTGGGCAATGCCCAGGAAACCCTGGCTGCGCTGGTCTCGGAGCATGCCGATGTGGCGGTGTTGACCGAAGTGGAATCGCGCAAAGGGCTCTGTCTGGAAAGTCTCGTGCAGTCGCGAATCTGTGCGTTGTTGCCGGTTGGGCACGCGTGGGCGAATGAGGTCGAAATCGCGGCCGAGCGGCTGGACCGACAGATCATGGTGTTGCGTGAGTCGTCGTCAGTGACCCGCAAGACGTTCGATGCCGCGTGTGCGCGGGCCGAGGTCAATCCTCGGGTGTTGCTGGAGCTGGACAGTCGTGAAGCGGTCGCCGAAGCGGTGGCGGCGGACCTTGGCATCGGCATCGTGTCGTCGGTCGAAGTCAGCCACGACCCGCGCGTGGTGGCGATGCCGCTGGTGGGGGAGGGGTTGGTGAATCAGCATTTCATCGGCTGCCTGGAACGACGCCGTGAGCTGCGGCTGATCAAAGCGTTTTTCGCATTGGCCCTGTAG